The Aureispira anguillae genome contains a region encoding:
- a CDS encoding SPOR domain-containing protein, whose translation MKKNLLNLFILPWFLLGFLSAQAQDDVYEIQLAIYASPEYKKFKSLHSIGYVYSVQQENSLYQIMMGTYSKKSTAQYKLGLVKKKGFKDAYLVKKSLKENEAVYIVQLATYDQQADIYWPDWQRLSPQLVAQLSDSKVRVAAGPYYTRREAEAVQARIQTRGPKDVFIKKVSEKVLHKVGKFDLERSSSYGQNSGAVRNSVRALQELLIQQQLYTAKSNGVLTSSTKSALIKYKKTNERYLRHSRMAEDLAPTSEIEKFTLQYYINMIPNDPATAAAGLKQFKNPISKIYLAYIYLNGDVAIKDKTATVNALMNNALSTVFKGYRGETRYDFSMKYSYEEVGQLIRHLKAMYEVLKERPDMPCWLFERHPKITQEVFVPYWQNRRDDYAVSSDCGSFMEVEEMRVLWLVSKEFADHKTTLKNSNAINKLYVFPQPVAHQEIEELEKWNGRLWKNLKSLNEKSPLQQNMYTLLRFSYYDALQTLETHFMYKGLPGIEARSLGLKILKASIGQNLKAYYAE comes from the coding sequence ATGAAAAAAAATCTTCTAAACTTATTTATTCTTCCTTGGTTTTTATTGGGCTTCTTATCGGCTCAAGCACAGGATGATGTGTATGAAATACAATTGGCAATCTACGCTTCACCAGAATATAAGAAATTTAAATCCTTACATTCTATTGGTTACGTTTATTCCGTTCAGCAAGAGAATAGTTTGTATCAAATAATGATGGGAACCTACTCTAAGAAGAGTACGGCACAATATAAATTAGGATTAGTCAAAAAGAAAGGCTTTAAGGATGCTTATTTGGTTAAAAAAAGCCTGAAAGAAAATGAAGCTGTTTATATTGTTCAGTTGGCTACTTATGACCAACAAGCAGACATTTATTGGCCAGACTGGCAACGGTTGTCTCCTCAATTGGTAGCACAACTTAGCGATAGTAAGGTGCGTGTGGCCGCAGGACCATATTATACTAGAAGGGAAGCCGAAGCAGTGCAAGCACGCATTCAAACTCGTGGTCCCAAAGATGTTTTTATCAAGAAAGTAAGCGAAAAGGTATTGCATAAAGTGGGGAAGTTTGACCTTGAACGATCTAGTAGTTATGGACAAAACTCTGGTGCTGTCCGCAATTCTGTTCGAGCCTTACAAGAGCTTTTAATCCAACAACAGCTTTATACTGCTAAATCTAATGGGGTCTTAACTTCCAGCACCAAATCTGCTCTTATTAAATATAAGAAAACCAATGAGCGTTACCTTCGTCATAGTAGAATGGCAGAAGATTTAGCACCAACTAGCGAGATCGAAAAATTTACCTTACAGTATTATATCAATATGATTCCCAATGACCCTGCAACAGCAGCAGCAGGGTTAAAGCAATTTAAAAACCCTATTTCAAAAATTTATTTGGCTTATATTTATTTAAATGGGGATGTTGCCATCAAAGACAAGACGGCTACTGTCAATGCTTTAATGAATAATGCCTTGTCTACGGTTTTTAAAGGGTATAGAGGTGAAACAAGATATGATTTCAGCATGAAATATTCTTATGAAGAGGTTGGGCAACTCATTCGTCACCTAAAAGCAATGTATGAAGTACTAAAGGAACGCCCAGATATGCCTTGTTGGTTGTTTGAACGCCACCCTAAGATAACACAAGAAGTTTTTGTTCCTTATTGGCAGAATCGCCGTGATGATTATGCAGTATCTAGTGATTGTGGTTCTTTTATGGAGGTAGAGGAAATGCGTGTGTTGTGGTTAGTTTCTAAGGAATTTGCGGATCATAAAACAACGTTAAAAAATAGCAATGCGATCAATAAATTATATGTTTTTCCTCAACCCGTTGCCCACCAAGAAATTGAAGAATTGGAAAAATGGAATGGTAGACTTTGGAAAAATCTGAAATCGCTAAATGAAAAAAGTCCATTGCAGCAAAATATGTATACTTTATTGAGGTTTTCTTATTATGATGCATTACAAACCTTGGAAACACATTTTATGTACAAGGGATTACCTGGGATAGAAGCTCGTTCTTTAGGATTAAAAATATTAAAGGCTTCTATTGGTCAAAACTTAAAAGCGTATTATGCGGAATAG
- a CDS encoding (Fe-S)-binding protein — protein sequence MDNKKLNVPIMADLHAEGKKPEVLFWVGCAGSFDQRAQKITVAFCKILNELNINYAILGKEESCTGDPARRAGNEFAFQMKAQENIMVLNTYEVSRIVTTCPHCFNILKNEYPKIGMYDAQVMHHSQYLQQLIDDGQLKVDGGAFQGKTITYHDSCYLGRANEVYNAPRNVLKELDTNLAEMAENKSRGLCCGAGGAQMFKEDEKGDRRINSARTDQVLDTKANIVAANCPFCITMLQDGLKEREKQDVMVLDLSELIVQSNKL from the coding sequence ATGGATAATAAAAAACTGAATGTGCCAATTATGGCAGATTTGCACGCAGAAGGAAAAAAACCTGAAGTTTTGTTTTGGGTTGGTTGCGCAGGAAGCTTTGACCAACGTGCTCAAAAAATTACAGTTGCTTTTTGTAAAATTTTGAACGAGTTAAATATCAATTATGCCATTTTAGGAAAAGAAGAGTCTTGTACAGGAGATCCTGCTCGCCGTGCGGGTAATGAGTTTGCTTTTCAAATGAAAGCACAAGAAAATATTATGGTGCTCAATACTTATGAGGTTAGTAGAATTGTCACTACTTGTCCCCATTGTTTTAATATTCTAAAAAACGAATATCCTAAAATTGGTATGTATGATGCTCAGGTTATGCATCATTCTCAATACCTACAACAACTCATAGATGATGGACAACTCAAAGTAGATGGAGGTGCTTTTCAAGGAAAAACCATTACTTACCACGATTCTTGCTATTTGGGACGTGCAAACGAGGTTTATAATGCTCCTAGAAATGTTCTAAAAGAACTTGATACCAATCTCGCTGAAATGGCGGAAAACAAATCTAGAGGACTCTGTTGTGGTGCTGGTGGTGCTCAGATGTTTAAAGAAGATGAAAAAGGAGATCGACGCATTAACTCGGCTCGTACCGATCAGGTTTTGGACACTAAGGCTAATATTGTAGCTGCTAATTGTCCTTTTTGTATCACCATGTTACAAGATGGACTAAAGGAACGTGAAAAACAAGATGTTATGGTTTTAGATTTATCTGAACTCATTGTACAATCCAATAAGCTATAA